One window from the genome of Brachyspira hampsonii encodes:
- a CDS encoding peptide ABC transporter substrate-binding protein — protein MKKIIYLSIIIILLLLNACKNKDLYNESIRVSIGAEPQSIDPSFLSAIDSMIYAVHVFEGLTSKDKDGNIIGGAAESWDISEDGLTITFHLRENAKWSDGKNVAADEFVYSFRRLADPKTASSYSFLISPVKNADKILKGELPIEELGVEALDDKTFAVYFESPTAYFLELAAVPIFSPLRKEVISDNWTYSPDTYIGNGPYKMIDRKPDEIISLELNTNYWNKDAIIAKRIDFVMFSDVSTAYAALKEGSILYSYKIPTSDVDLLREEGYLVTTPSLGTAYYALNNTNEVLKDKRVRRALSLAIDRNYIVENITKLGEIPAAAFIPYGLKDVNWDFRENGGGYYSVKKEDYKANIEEAKKLLEEAGYTNGENFPVLEFKTNPGTGVTIAEAVQHMWKENLNIDMIITQEEWSVFQRNRQTRHYVVCRADWLGDYMDPMTFADLFVSTSAGNRVGYNNPEYDRLILEAKNTIDNKIRMANMHKAEDKLIGEDMAFIPIYHYTSSSMQNPKLKNVLVDTLEIRRFFYSYIE, from the coding sequence ATGAAAAAAATAATCTATTTATCAATTATCATTATTTTATTATTATTAAATGCCTGTAAAAATAAAGATTTATATAATGAAAGCATAAGAGTAAGCATAGGAGCTGAACCTCAAAGTATAGACCCATCATTTTTATCGGCAATAGACAGTATGATTTATGCAGTTCATGTATTTGAGGGACTGACATCAAAAGATAAGGACGGAAATATAATAGGAGGAGCGGCTGAAAGTTGGGATATTTCTGAAGACGGACTTACTATTACATTTCATTTAAGGGAAAATGCTAAATGGTCTGACGGTAAAAATGTTGCTGCTGATGAGTTTGTGTATTCATTTAGAAGGCTTGCCGATCCTAAAACAGCATCTTCATATAGTTTTTTAATATCACCTGTAAAAAATGCTGATAAGATTCTCAAAGGGGAACTACCTATAGAAGAACTTGGAGTAGAGGCATTAGATGACAAAACTTTTGCGGTATATTTTGAAAGTCCTACAGCGTACTTTTTGGAATTAGCGGCTGTTCCCATATTTTCACCTCTTAGAAAAGAAGTTATAAGCGATAATTGGACTTATTCTCCTGACACATATATAGGTAATGGTCCTTACAAAATGATAGATAGAAAACCTGATGAGATAATATCTTTAGAATTAAATACTAATTATTGGAATAAAGATGCCATAATAGCTAAGAGAATAGATTTTGTTATGTTTTCTGATGTATCTACGGCTTATGCTGCTTTAAAAGAAGGCTCTATATTATATTCATATAAGATACCTACTTCCGATGTAGATTTACTAAGAGAGGAAGGATATTTAGTTACAACACCTTCTTTAGGAACAGCATACTATGCTTTGAATAATACAAATGAAGTTTTAAAAGATAAAAGAGTAAGAAGAGCATTATCGCTTGCAATAGATAGGAATTATATAGTAGAAAATATTACTAAATTAGGAGAAATACCAGCAGCTGCTTTTATACCTTATGGCTTAAAAGATGTAAATTGGGATTTTAGAGAAAACGGCGGCGGATATTACAGCGTTAAAAAAGAAGATTATAAAGCAAATATTGAAGAGGCTAAAAAACTTTTAGAAGAAGCAGGCTATACTAATGGAGAGAATTTTCCTGTATTAGAGTTTAAAACTAATCCCGGAACAGGTGTTACAATAGCTGAAGCAGTTCAGCATATGTGGAAAGAAAATCTCAATATAGATATGATTATCACTCAGGAGGAATGGTCAGTATTCCAAAGAAACAGGCAGACAAGACATTATGTGGTATGCCGTGCTGATTGGTTAGGAGATTATATGGATCCTATGACTTTTGCTGATCTATTTGTGAGTACAAGTGCTGGAAATAGAGTAGGATATAATAATCCTGAATATGACAGGCTTATATTAGAGGCTAAAAATACTATTGATAATAAAATAAGAATGGCTAATATGCATAAGGCTGAAGATAAACTTATAGGTGAAGATATGGCTTTTATACCTATTTATCATTATACTTCTTCTTCAATGCAAAACCCAAAATTGAAAAATGTTTTAGTTGATACTTTAGAAATAAGAAGATTTTTCTATTCGTATATAGAATAA
- a CDS encoding rhodanese-like domain-containing protein, with product MLKSLNAKEAADLIKSNNDIKILDVRSEMEINMTGTIEGSILIDLNDPKAENLVNSLDKSGKYLLYCATGARAEALAHYMEKKGFEEIYNLIYGGYSQLAMALKNN from the coding sequence ATGTTAAAATCTTTAAATGCAAAAGAGGCCGCTGATTTGATAAAGTCTAATAATGATATAAAAATATTAGATGTAAGAAGCGAAATGGAAATTAATATGACAGGTACTATAGAAGGAAGCATATTAATAGATTTGAATGATCCTAAAGCTGAAAATTTAGTTAATAGCTTAGATAAATCAGGAAAATATCTTCTTTATTGTGCCACAGGTGCAAGAGCAGAAGCTTTAGCTCATTATATGGAGAAAAAAGGATTTGAAGAAATCTATAATCTAATTTACGGCGGGTATAGTCAATTAGCAATGGCCTTGAAAAATAATTAA
- a CDS encoding GerMN domain-containing protein, with protein sequence MPRYEQLKSKSKSISYTRQIKNESKEINLKKPFIISIAFIIAAALIFTVVKKYSPMVDIAIKDFFSINHREALVLESDGITEDQNKMSFLNNIPLFKFFIKTDTNETLSVMAYETNSKIETSLDMMSENITNSSIITKESLLPFFNNSGSNNSILYDSGYVDYGNNHESVILSNKMNTLNRIPENNITNNSEENIIAADMENPPEEEKTHNYLEQMILENRQNNNTNTQDTKKNTNAANKQNNTETKKSIFDDILKPKDNTTKRETTTMKPASTTTFSTRAPASYIENTKKNNSNTNENYNFNIDKYLNNNKEITANNNQVNNTKENLNSDAKKDLNNNTVNNNNTVPNRKDIIQSSIYTITNSLDKSNIDYNRVINDMVNPNYNNNVVRENNNNNTVNNNRGNNNIKEANNNSIINKPSEEKNNIKEVRESILKDNIKETSQLKNNSIVKNNNAEYKKEIIKKAQNDINNYNIKKANNNITRDLKERKLKENSNEGIYLVEYSESTGSITLIFRERKFNNKSSVEEAIKELLIGATDEENNRNIISCIPKDTELLDIFIENNTVYLNFNENFEFNPLGNEGTMVQIYQLVYTATQFEGIDNVIFLINGQLNETIGAEGAIENMPFSRFE encoded by the coding sequence GTGCCAAGATACGAGCAGCTTAAATCTAAATCTAAAAGTATATCATATACAAGACAAATTAAAAATGAAAGTAAAGAAATAAATCTAAAAAAACCATTCATAATCTCAATAGCTTTTATCATTGCAGCAGCTTTGATATTTACAGTTGTAAAAAAATATTCTCCTATGGTGGATATAGCAATAAAAGATTTCTTCTCAATCAATCATAGAGAAGCATTAGTATTGGAAAGCGATGGAATTACAGAAGATCAAAATAAAATGAGTTTCTTAAACAATATACCATTATTCAAGTTCTTTATAAAAACCGATACAAATGAAACTCTATCCGTAATGGCTTATGAAACAAATTCAAAAATAGAAACATCTTTGGATATGATGTCTGAAAATATTACAAATTCTAGTATAATAACAAAGGAATCTTTACTTCCTTTCTTTAATAATAGCGGAAGCAATAATTCTATACTCTATGACAGCGGATATGTGGATTACGGAAATAATCATGAATCAGTAATATTATCAAACAAAATGAATACATTAAATAGAATACCTGAAAATAATATTACAAATAATAGTGAAGAAAATATTATTGCTGCAGATATGGAAAATCCGCCTGAAGAAGAAAAAACACATAATTACCTAGAGCAAATGATATTAGAAAACAGACAGAACAATAATACTAATACTCAGGATACTAAAAAAAATACAAATGCTGCTAATAAACAAAATAATACTGAAACTAAAAAAAGTATATTTGATGATATTCTAAAACCAAAAGATAATACTACTAAAAGAGAAACTACAACTATGAAGCCGGCATCAACTACTACTTTCAGTACAAGAGCCCCTGCCAGCTATATAGAAAATACTAAAAAAAATAATTCAAATACAAATGAAAATTATAATTTTAATATTGATAAATACTTGAATAATAATAAAGAAATAACTGCTAATAATAATCAAGTTAATAATACCAAAGAAAATCTAAATTCTGATGCTAAAAAAGATTTAAACAATAATACAGTAAATAATAATAATACAGTACCAAATAGAAAAGATATAATACAATCATCTATTTATACTATAACTAATTCTCTGGATAAATCTAATATTGATTATAACAGAGTAATAAATGATATGGTTAATCCGAATTACAATAATAATGTTGTAAGAGAAAATAATAATAATAATACAGTTAATAATAATAGAGGAAATAATAATATTAAAGAAGCAAATAATAATTCAATAATAAATAAGCCTTCAGAAGAAAAAAACAATATAAAAGAAGTCAGAGAAAGCATATTAAAAGATAATATAAAAGAAACTTCACAATTAAAAAATAATAGTATTGTAAAGAATAATAATGCAGAATATAAAAAAGAAATTATTAAAAAAGCTCAAAATGATATTAATAATTATAATATAAAAAAAGCTAATAATAATATAACTAGAGATTTAAAAGAGAGAAAACTCAAAGAAAATAGTAATGAAGGAATATATTTAGTTGAATACAGCGAATCAACAGGTTCTATTACATTGATATTCAGAGAAAGAAAATTTAATAATAAATCTTCTGTAGAGGAAGCTATAAAAGAATTATTGATAGGTGCTACTGATGAAGAGAATAATAGAAATATAATAAGCTGCATACCTAAAGATACTGAATTGCTTGATATATTCATTGAAAATAATACAGTATATTTGAACTTCAATGAAAATTTTGAATTTAATCCTCTTGGAAATGAAGGAACTATGGTACAGATTTATCAGCTTGTATATACAGCTACTCAATTTGAAGGTATAGACAATGTTATATTCCTCATTAATGGACAATTAAATGAAACTATAGGTGCAGAAGGTGCTATAGAGAATATGCCTTTCAGCAGATTTGAGTAA
- a CDS encoding tetratricopeptide repeat protein, whose product MRVFLCSSVIAMFIIINAAFAQETITVQPDDKVVTNASSGRIKSGPLEDDLIKSVDLAENTLFSIKLNATNFDRYIRITSYSTNLDFVRFTRDKTNAFLTFRTLTAGIGKLNFQVDNEESIIRKYFYTITVTNSQGIASMETNAILDPDNETNSMTTNNMMTNDVMTNDMMNTNNTITNTVNTNEAVPNNNANQTNQTAATNNAQSSIIKKEAEKPAKTIETNPEIIALFNSAEELKNIKDYSNAVNAYSNVITSYPNSKYSVYSHFRIGDIYNQKKDYNNAFNMYNEASKLKNADNNEKAAAIYSMGIMKKSENKHDEAIVYFNDVMNNYSQTPLYGNAVYEIADSLKQLGRISDGADILEKSLEKNVKFSKRGDSILLLAEIYEKGNNNIRDFEKAYKTYNQYLAEYPTSSKAKYANDRKNFLSRNAVHLQ is encoded by the coding sequence ATGCGTGTTTTTTTATGTTCTTCTGTTATAGCAATGTTCATTATAATTAATGCTGCATTTGCTCAGGAAACAATCACTGTACAGCCCGATGATAAAGTGGTAACTAATGCTTCTTCAGGCCGTATAAAAAGCGGACCATTAGAAGATGATTTGATTAAATCTGTAGATTTAGCTGAAAATACTCTTTTCTCAATAAAATTAAATGCTACTAATTTCGACAGATATATTCGTATAACAAGCTATTCTACTAACCTTGATTTTGTAAGATTCACAAGAGATAAAACTAATGCTTTCCTTACTTTCAGAACATTAACAGCAGGTATAGGAAAACTTAATTTTCAAGTTGATAATGAAGAAAGCATAATAAGAAAATACTTCTATACTATAACTGTAACTAATAGTCAAGGCATAGCTTCTATGGAAACTAATGCTATATTGGATCCTGATAATGAAACTAACAGTATGACTACTAATAACATGATGACTAATGATGTTATGACCAATGATATGATGAATACTAATAATACAATTACTAATACAGTTAATACAAATGAAGCAGTACCTAATAACAATGCAAATCAAACTAATCAGACAGCAGCTACTAATAATGCTCAAAGTTCAATAATAAAAAAAGAAGCTGAAAAACCTGCTAAAACAATTGAAACTAATCCTGAAATAATAGCATTATTTAATTCAGCAGAAGAACTAAAAAATATTAAAGATTACAGTAATGCAGTTAACGCTTACAGTAATGTTATAACTTCATATCCAAATTCTAAATATTCTGTATACAGTCATTTTAGAATAGGAGATATCTATAATCAAAAAAAAGATTATAACAATGCTTTTAATATGTATAATGAAGCTTCCAAATTAAAAAATGCTGATAATAATGAAAAAGCAGCTGCCATATATTCTATGGGTATTATGAAAAAATCTGAAAATAAACATGATGAAGCTATTGTATACTTCAATGATGTAATGAACAATTATTCTCAAACTCCTTTATACGGCAATGCTGTTTATGAAATAGCGGACAGCTTGAAACAGCTTGGAAGAATATCTGATGGTGCTGATATATTAGAAAAATCTTTAGAAAAAAATGTAAAATTTTCTAAAAGAGGAGATTCTATACTTCTTCTAGCTGAAATATATGAAAAAGGAAATAACAATATAAGAGATTTTGAAAAAGCTTATAAAACTTATAATCAATATTTAGCTGAATATCCTACTTCTTCTAAAGCTAAATATGCTAATGACAGAAAAAATTTCTTATCTCGTAATGCTGTTCACTTACAATAG
- the lgt gene encoding prolipoprotein diacylglyceryl transferase, giving the protein MTYPEFFTPYVFSPNIPILGAVRWYGLMYIVGILVSCIILYFVQKRGWIKLNLNEKNGGIYDMVFYAAVGAIVGARIGYFLFYSPQSFLTPWEIIGINLDNGFSFTGFAGMSFHGGLIGMFIAEFIFSKRYKYDFYTIADNATLPSSFCLFFGRIGNFMNAELYGRVTDSFMAMKFPLYDAVGGYERWAAMFPAIRPYTEPRHPSQLYESFLEGIVLAFVSFLIGYLSEKNKKIRPGTRLWVWILLYGLFRTLIEQFARDITEWTLGPITAGAIYSMLMFVIALIMLIYTYTRKDNTSLEVNTKEAKKNKKK; this is encoded by the coding sequence ATGACTTATCCAGAATTTTTCACGCCTTATGTGTTTTCTCCTAATATACCAATACTAGGTGCAGTAAGATGGTACGGACTTATGTATATAGTAGGTATTTTAGTATCATGCATAATATTGTATTTTGTTCAAAAGAGAGGGTGGATAAAATTAAATCTTAATGAAAAAAACGGCGGTATATATGATATGGTATTTTATGCTGCTGTTGGTGCTATAGTTGGAGCTAGAATAGGTTATTTTCTTTTTTATTCCCCTCAGAGCTTTTTAACTCCTTGGGAAATAATAGGTATTAATCTTGATAACGGATTTAGTTTTACAGGTTTTGCAGGAATGTCATTTCATGGCGGACTTATAGGTATGTTTATTGCTGAATTCATATTTAGTAAAAGATATAAATATGATTTCTATACCATAGCAGATAATGCCACACTTCCTTCTAGTTTCTGTTTATTTTTCGGAAGGATTGGTAACTTCATGAATGCTGAGCTTTACGGACGAGTTACGGATTCTTTTATGGCAATGAAATTTCCTTTGTATGATGCAGTAGGCGGTTATGAGAGATGGGCTGCAATGTTTCCAGCGATAAGACCTTATACTGAACCTAGACACCCTTCTCAGTTATACGAATCATTTCTTGAAGGTATTGTTCTTGCATTTGTTTCTTTTTTAATAGGATATTTAAGCGAGAAAAATAAAAAGATAAGACCAGGTACAAGACTTTGGGTATGGATTTTACTTTACGGGCTTTTCAGAACTTTAATAGAACAGTTCGCAAGAGATATTACAGAATGGACTTTAGGACCAATTACTGCAGGAGCAATTTATTCTATGTTAATGTTTGTAATAGCTCTTATAATGCTTATATACACTTACACTAGAAAAGATAATACCTCACTTGAAGTTAATACAAAAGAAGCAAAAAAGAATAAAAAGAAATAA
- a CDS encoding tetratricopeptide repeat protein: protein MQYDNSYIDDEYKKVIATLKKLLNLNYKKDKVLYYLAVSYYYDRNYDNKKIQKQIIELLENAIELNNKDSEYWYLLGTAHFFVIKDYDKAIEFHKKAAEINYKETICNNKEYYYYTLGKINLYLGKSQEAIENFKKAIKDSIDYFNDFYEVSNYWHYLGLSYEKNGQYDEALKSYKMALNINVRSELDDNFYNCLKALKSLYDLYKKLGKNDDAIYTLTNSIEKDISAPFMIIPNDDKDFKGSETYNDIIEAYNYIIWDYRKSAAACREMLADFYKRYGEYDKAIELYNQISIENYKNIAETYIEAKNYKNAIDTYKMIIKMHPDNELNYYIDIANTFENAENYNGAIDYYNKAIEIDSGNSDYYVNIAEIYKKLENYEGAVNYYNKAIEIDSGNSDYYVNNAEIYEKLENYEGAVNYYNKAIEILNKPCKYHEKLAECYEKLGKYNNAIEAYKEYFKIADDELFIYIIGSKLDTLKKIAYLYDKLNDIENRNLYYEKAIKKCRELIKEYRKNKKEYLKEIADIYIKIGNKEKAFEIYNDLIEKYNKEISRNKNDYELLEIQADLYLKIDDKERALETYNKAIEVCIKNIKSFENKKISISYNDYKNKRDSYMEGLSYLAFFYQKISKPDKSIHIYEELIKIYKENMPDKEDNIIYLESIAELYIKLNQKDNALKTYKRILEIDKDNNEAKENIKDIESGKEVETAYIFELWNRKYKQ, encoded by the coding sequence GTGCAGTATGATAATTCATATATTGATGATGAATATAAAAAAGTAATAGCAACATTGAAAAAACTTTTAAATCTTAATTATAAAAAAGATAAAGTATTATACTATTTAGCAGTATCATATTATTATGACAGAAATTATGATAATAAAAAAATACAAAAACAAATTATTGAATTATTAGAAAATGCTATTGAATTAAATAATAAAGATTCTGAATATTGGTATTTACTTGGAACAGCACATTTCTTTGTTATAAAAGATTATGATAAAGCTATAGAGTTTCATAAAAAAGCAGCTGAAATAAATTATAAAGAAACAATTTGTAACAATAAAGAATATTATTATTATACATTGGGGAAAATAAATTTATATTTAGGAAAAAGCCAAGAGGCTATAGAAAATTTTAAAAAAGCTATAAAAGATTCAATAGATTATTTTAATGATTTTTATGAAGTGTCTAATTATTGGCATTATTTAGGATTAAGCTATGAAAAAAACGGACAGTATGATGAAGCTTTGAAAAGTTATAAAATGGCATTAAATATAAATGTAAGAAGCGAGTTAGATGATAATTTTTATAATTGTTTAAAGGCATTAAAATCATTGTATGATTTATATAAAAAACTCGGTAAAAATGATGATGCTATATATACTTTGACAAATAGTATAGAAAAAGATATATCAGCACCATTTATGATTATACCCAATGATGATAAGGATTTTAAAGGAAGCGAAACTTATAATGATATAATTGAGGCATATAATTATATTATTTGGGATTATCGTAAGTCAGCTGCAGCATGCAGAGAAATGCTTGCAGATTTTTATAAAAGATATGGAGAATATGATAAAGCTATAGAATTATATAATCAAATATCTATAGAAAATTATAAAAATATAGCTGAAACATATATAGAAGCTAAAAATTATAAAAATGCAATAGATACATATAAAATGATTATAAAAATGCATCCTGATAATGAATTGAATTATTATATTGATATTGCCAATACTTTTGAAAATGCAGAAAATTATAATGGGGCTATTGATTATTACAATAAAGCTATAGAAATTGACAGCGGAAATTCAGACTATTATGTTAATATTGCTGAAATATATAAAAAATTAGAAAACTATGAAGGAGCTGTTAATTATTACAATAAAGCTATAGAAATTGACAGCGGAAATTCAGACTATTATGTTAATAATGCTGAAATTTATGAAAAATTAGAAAACTATGAAGGAGCTGTTAATTATTATAATAAAGCTATAGAAATTTTAAATAAACCATGCAAATATCATGAAAAATTAGCAGAATGTTATGAAAAGCTTGGAAAATACAATAATGCTATAGAAGCATATAAAGAATATTTTAAAATAGCTGATGATGAACTATTCATATATATAATAGGCAGTAAACTTGATACATTAAAAAAGATTGCTTATCTATATGATAAACTTAATGATATAGAAAATAGAAATTTATATTATGAAAAAGCCATAAAAAAATGCAGAGAACTTATAAAAGAATATAGGAAAAACAAAAAAGAATATTTAAAAGAAATAGCAGATATTTATATAAAAATAGGAAATAAAGAAAAAGCATTTGAAATATATAATGACTTAATAGAAAAGTATAATAAAGAAATATCAAGAAATAAAAATGATTATGAGCTTTTGGAAATACAGGCAGATTTATATTTGAAAATTGATGATAAAGAAAGGGCATTAGAAACATACAATAAAGCTATAGAAGTATGCATTAAAAATATAAAAAGTTTTGAAAATAAAAAAATATCGATTTCATATAATGATTATAAAAATAAAAGAGATTCTTATATGGAAGGTTTATCATATTTAGCATTTTTCTATCAAAAAATTTCAAAACCAGATAAAAGCATACATATTTATGAAGAGCTTATAAAAATATATAAGGAAAATATGCCAGATAAAGAAGATAATATAATTTATTTAGAATCCATTGCAGAGCTTTATATAAAATTAAATCAAAAAGATAATGCTTTAAAAACATATAAAAGGATTTTAGAAATAGATAAAGATAATAATGAAGCAAAAGAAAACATAAAAGATATAGAATCAGGAAAAGAGGTAGAAACAGCATACATTTTTGAATTATGGAATAGGAAGTATAAACAATAG
- a CDS encoding tetratricopeptide repeat protein encodes MREKMANIDPDEEINWSYLSKYRFLSNDYDRAIEAAKEALEIDKGYRVPLYYLAASYKKQGKDKKAYKIYNKLISNFENRSEIYKNFYYKNLYKYCKTEEEKENFHNTDWKYERLSKEELLYTLLSYKDLEEYQKIKEVFNDYIYREKDNNKKDIYFFESKYMKIYMNEFHYNNDKITSIEIGEIFEELEMYEEALFIYFDVLNKYSYNEKIGIYHRLYSCYKKLNKDDLAKEILNIAKDIGINTNNFDE; translated from the coding sequence ATGAGAGAAAAAATGGCTAATATTGATCCTGATGAAGAAATAAACTGGTCTTATTTATCAAAATACAGATTTTTATCTAATGATTATGACAGAGCAATAGAAGCAGCAAAAGAAGCATTAGAAATAGATAAAGGCTATAGAGTTCCTTTATATTATCTTGCAGCAAGTTATAAAAAACAGGGAAAAGATAAAAAGGCTTATAAAATATACAATAAATTAATAAGTAATTTTGAAAACAGATCGGAAATATATAAAAACTTTTATTATAAAAATCTGTATAAGTACTGTAAAACAGAAGAAGAAAAAGAAAATTTTCATAATACAGATTGGAAATATGAAAGACTTAGTAAAGAAGAATTATTATACACATTATTAAGCTATAAAGATTTAGAAGAATATCAAAAAATAAAAGAAGTTTTTAATGATTACATATACAGAGAAAAAGATAATAATAAAAAAGATATATATTTTTTTGAAAGTAAATATATGAAAATATATATGAATGAATTTCATTATAATAATGATAAGATAACTTCTATTGAAATTGGAGAAATATTTGAAGAATTAGAAATGTATGAAGAAGCTTTATTTATATATTTTGATGTTCTAAATAAATATTCTTATAATGAAAAAATAGGCATTTATCATAGACTTTACAGCTGTTATAAAAAATTAAATAAAGATGATTTGGCAAAAGAAATATTGAACATAGCAAAAGACATAGGAATTAATACAAATAATTTTGATGAATAA
- a CDS encoding tetratricopeptide repeat protein — translation MYKTIKEKIKEAKEILSNEAENKEALKTLYTSYMQIEDYKKSKIYLEKYLKLEKNDYNAWKILGNYLNNDDNNFKEAEKAYLKALEINDKDIRVFANLARTYIKLDDKDNAYKTIQKAIELKSSDEKMTIEISNILCLINKYDEAINLLENFYKNCYSKSLTEQLAYIYETVHSYDNALELYKLLDDEKSLLHIYLYSTNQLIEAAKICRKNIYMDYYDYGYKLADIYLFLGYSKKAIKILKLAKDNDKHFYMLAYMERLAKIYEASKKYSKEHI, via the coding sequence ATGTATAAAACTATAAAAGAAAAAATTAAAGAAGCAAAAGAAATATTATCAAATGAAGCAGAAAATAAAGAAGCATTAAAAACATTATACACATCATATATGCAAATTGAAGATTATAAAAAATCAAAAATATATTTAGAGAAATATTTAAAGCTAGAAAAAAACGATTATAATGCTTGGAAAATATTAGGTAATTACTTGAATAATGATGATAATAATTTTAAAGAAGCTGAAAAAGCATATTTGAAGGCTCTTGAAATTAATGATAAAGATATAAGAGTATTTGCTAATTTAGCAAGAACTTATATTAAATTAGATGATAAAGATAATGCCTATAAAACTATACAAAAAGCTATTGAATTAAAAAGCAGCGATGAAAAAATGACAATAGAAATATCAAATATTCTATGTTTGATAAACAAATATGATGAAGCTATTAATCTGCTTGAAAATTTTTACAAAAACTGTTATTCAAAATCTTTAACTGAACAATTAGCATATATTTATGAAACAGTACATAGTTATGATAATGCTTTAGAGTTATATAAATTATTAGATGATGAAAAATCACTTTTACATATATATCTATACTCAACAAATCAATTAATAGAAGCAGCAAAAATTTGCAGAAAAAATATATATATGGATTATTACGATTACGGATATAAATTAGCTGATATATATTTATTTCTAGGATACAGTAAAAAAGCAATAAAAATACTGAAGTTGGCTAAAGATAATGATAAACATTTTTATATGCTAGCTTATATGGAAAGATTAGCTAAAATTTATGAGGCTTCTAAAAAATATTCCAAAGAGCATATATGA